In a single window of the Halobacteriovoraceae bacterium genome:
- a CDS encoding helix-turn-helix domain-containing protein, protein MSDDRTLIILQNLGNIIEKLNKDTFSIEEAAEYLKIPVESVDYYSRRQKQLSYINLGGKLVFRRKDLEDFLDKKVKKGFVF, encoded by the coding sequence ATGTCAGATGATAGAACACTAATAATCTTACAAAACTTGGGGAATATTATTGAGAAGCTTAATAAAGATACATTTTCTATAGAAGAAGCTGCTGAATATCTAAAAATCCCAGTTGAATCAGTTGACTACTATAGCAGACGTCAAAAGCAGCTTTCCTACATAAACCTTGGAGGAAAGCTTGTTTTTAGGAGAAAGGATCTGGAAGATTTTTTAGATAAAAAAGTAAAAAAAGGGTTTGTTTTTTAA
- a CDS encoding ATP-binding protein, translating to MKELKVENVSRLLNIMSNGVSPEQFIRELTVNSIEAIKRTKVVKGQIHWGVDPIYKAKFKVEKLMIVDNGDGMTPSEMESHLGTLAVEGGNKNHGETGNFGVGGKISALKQNPHGVVYKSKKNGKCYQMTISSKNGLYLIHGPVKISNKDVPTILRNAKSGTSVTLLGKNKNENTARRKNFDN from the coding sequence ATGAAAGAACTAAAAGTTGAAAATGTAAGTAGACTACTAAACATCATGTCTAATGGTGTCTCACCAGAACAGTTCATCAGAGAACTGACTGTAAATTCCATTGAGGCCATTAAAAGAACAAAAGTTGTTAAAGGACAAATTCACTGGGGAGTTGACCCTATCTACAAAGCTAAGTTTAAAGTTGAGAAACTTATGATTGTGGATAACGGTGATGGCATGACTCCTAGTGAGATGGAAAGTCATCTAGGTACCTTGGCGGTCGAAGGTGGTAATAAAAATCATGGTGAAACTGGTAATTTTGGAGTTGGAGGGAAAATCTCTGCTCTTAAGCAAAATCCACATGGGGTTGTCTACAAATCAAAGAAAAATGGGAAATGCTACCAAATGACCATTTCAAGTAAGAATGGTCTGTACCTCATTCATGGCCCAGTCAAAATATCAAACAAGGATGTTCCAACAATTCTTAGAAATGCCAAAAGCGGCACTTCGGTAACCCTTCTCGGTAAAAATAAAAATGAAAATACCGCCAGAAGGAAAAACTTTGATAACTAG